From the genome of Pseudomonas migulae:
GTCAGGACAAACGGGACGTCAATGCCAGCGTGCGATATGCGCAGTGGTTTGCGAGTCAGGAGCGTGATCGTCAAACGGATCCGCAGGGTTGGTTTTCCCTGTTTGCCATCACACTGTGGTCGATGGGCTGGGAGTACGAAAAGGAAAGAGTCGTCGAGGAATATTACAGGCAATTTTCCGGGCAACTAAGTCAGGCTTATTTGAATGTGATTTCTGGTGTTAACAGTCAAATGGCAAAAGTGACAAGCGATATGTTTGGCGCACTCTTGGCAAATACATCTGCCCTTTGGTCATTGTCCAAAGGAAGCCTGCGTGGCAAGGAGTTTGCGATCGCACCCGCTCAATATGACAGCCAAGGGCGATTGTCATTGGGTTTGAATGATTACTCGTTGAGGGCGCGAGTCCAGCGCGAGGATTTTCTGTTCTGGGACTGGAAGGAGAGCAACGTCACGCTCACGCATCGCGCGGTTCCATTCACTCTGAACAGAGCGAGGTTTGAAGAGGTCCGCCCAACGCTGAATGACCGCCTCGACATTGTCGCTGACGCGATATTCGAGTTTTACTCCGAGCATCTGTGAGGGCGACCGCGACTTGATTGAGGGAGGAAGCGTTTGCGACACGCGGTCTTAGGATGCCGTACGGCAAAGCAGGCATAATACCGCTCGCTTCCATCCGGAGGCGCTTCCACTCTTGATCCGGTCGTCCCTTTGAACAAACACTCTGCGCCCATCGCTTTACGCCCCTCGGCTTGTCCGGGGCTGCTGCGTATCGTCCAGGCCAGGGATGGAGGCATCTGCCGGATAAAACTCGCCGGTGGCGTGGTAAGTGCTGCGCAGGCCCGCGCTATTGCCGATGGCGCACAGCGTTACGGCAGTTCGGTGATCGAGGCGACCAACCGGGCCAACCTGCAGATTCGTGGCATTGCACATGAGCAGGCTGCGCTGATTGAAAGTCTGCTCGCCGCGGATCTCGGCCCTACGAATGCGGCGGGCGACGATGTACGCAATCTGATGTTGAGCCCGAGCGCAGGCATCGACCGGCAGATGCTGTTCGACACCCGTGACCTGGCTCGGCAGATCCTCGCGACCCTGCAAGAGCACGAGCCCTTCCACAACCTCAGCGCCAAATTCGCCGTGCAGCTTGATGGCGGTGAAGGCTTGGCGATGCTCGAGCATCCCCATGATCTGTGGTTGTCCGGTGTCGAGCGAGAAGGCGAGCGGTGGTTGGCTTTCGGTTTGGCCGGGTGTCCCTCCGACAGGCCGGCGGGTTCGGTGCCGCTGGAAGATGGGCATGGACTTGTGGTCGCCGTGCTTGAGTTGTTCCTGGAACTGGCGCAGCCCGATCAAACGCGAATGCGCCAGTTGCTGAGCGAAATGACGACCTCCGGGTTCCTCGCCCGGCTGGCCGAGCGTGTGCCGTTCAAGTCCGTTGCAGACTGGCAGCGTTCAGTGACTTCAAACGCGCTGCACATTGGCGCCCATCTGCAGACGCAAGCCGGGTTTGTCTATATCGGCGCCGTACCGCCGCTGGGGCGGCTCGATTGCGCGATGCTCCGGGGCGTTGCTCAGCTGGCGCAGGAATATGGCGATGCGACGTTGCGGTTCACTCCGTGGCAAAGCCTGCTGTTGCCGAACATTCGCCATGAAAACGCCGATGAAGTCATCCGACGCCTGCATCGGTTGGGCCTGCTGTGCGACGCCGATCAGCCCTTGTCACGATTGATCGCCTGCACCGGTTCCAGTGGCTGCGGCAAAGGCCTGGCCGACACCAAGGGCGACGCTCTGCAACTGGCCGCGCTGTTGCAGCGTCATGGCCAGGTAATGAACGTGCATTTGTCCGGCTG
Proteins encoded in this window:
- the cobG gene encoding precorrin-3B synthase, which codes for MNKHSAPIALRPSACPGLLRIVQARDGGICRIKLAGGVVSAAQARAIADGAQRYGSSVIEATNRANLQIRGIAHEQAALIESLLAADLGPTNAAGDDVRNLMLSPSAGIDRQMLFDTRDLARQILATLQEHEPFHNLSAKFAVQLDGGEGLAMLEHPHDLWLSGVEREGERWLAFGLAGCPSDRPAGSVPLEDGHGLVVAVLELFLELAQPDQTRMRQLLSEMTTSGFLARLAERVPFKSVADWQRSVTSNALHIGAHLQTQAGFVYIGAVPPLGRLDCAMLRGVAQLAQEYGDATLRFTPWQSLLLPNIRHENADEVIRRLHRLGLLCDADQPLSRLIACTGSSGCGKGLADTKGDALQLAALLQRHGQVMNVHLSGCSRSCAAAHVAPVTLLAVGPGHYDLYFREAGQPGFGALHACNLTIEAVAALLDARSRSPFDA